In one Candidatus Peribacter riflensis genomic region, the following are encoded:
- a CDS encoding asparaginase 1, giving the protein MARPKVALLYVGGSIGMKMNRKTGRIEPIESLNEIHRFLPELQREVALKFVSLSNVGSSEVTQEDWVEIAQTIERSYDEFDGFVVVHGTNTMSYTAAALSFALQGLSKPVILTGALLPINDIAGDGRMNLVFAIRAAQLDIAEVCVVLGPHVLRGCRAKKVDQSLLQTFATTRTPPLAEFNEGVHLAPHRVVRRKRQLLCRPTFDPHVATITLHPALTTTFLDAILSTKPHGIIMRAYGPGMLPERLFPWLRRVTSQGIPIVMTSQTIRGRVDLHRFRKQATLEQFGVISGKDMTFECALVKLMWALTQTSSSHRLRELMERSLVGELEE; this is encoded by the coding sequence ATGGCGCGCCCGAAAGTCGCACTCCTCTACGTTGGCGGGTCCATCGGGATGAAAATGAACCGCAAGACAGGGCGCATCGAGCCCATCGAGTCTTTGAACGAAATCCACCGTTTTCTGCCGGAGCTCCAGCGCGAAGTGGCGCTGAAGTTCGTGAGCCTGAGCAATGTGGGCTCGTCGGAGGTGACGCAGGAGGACTGGGTCGAAATCGCCCAGACGATCGAACGCTCGTATGACGAATTCGATGGGTTCGTGGTCGTGCATGGCACGAACACCATGAGCTACACGGCGGCGGCGCTGAGTTTCGCGCTGCAGGGCCTCAGTAAACCGGTCATTCTCACGGGCGCGCTTCTGCCTATCAACGATATTGCCGGTGACGGGCGCATGAACCTGGTCTTTGCGATCCGTGCCGCGCAGCTCGATATTGCCGAGGTGTGTGTGGTCCTGGGGCCCCATGTGCTCCGCGGGTGCCGGGCGAAGAAAGTGGATCAGTCTCTCCTTCAGACCTTCGCCACCACACGTACCCCGCCACTGGCGGAATTCAATGAGGGTGTTCATCTGGCTCCGCACCGCGTTGTGCGGCGCAAGCGGCAGCTTCTGTGTCGGCCGACGTTCGACCCGCACGTGGCCACGATCACGCTGCACCCTGCGCTCACCACCACATTCCTCGATGCAATCCTCTCGACCAAGCCGCACGGCATCATCATGCGTGCCTACGGGCCCGGCATGCTCCCCGAGCGGTTGTTCCCGTGGCTCCGGCGCGTGACGTCACAGGGGATTCCCATTGTCATGACCTCCCAGACCATTCGCGGCCGGGTCGATCTGCACCGGTTCCGCAAGCAGGCGACGCTGGAGCAGTTCGGCGTGATTTCGGGCAAAGACATGACGTTCGAGTGTGCTCTCGTCAAACTCATGTGGGCGCTCACACAGACATCGAGCAGCCATCGACTGCGCGAGTTGATGGAGAGAAGTCTGGTAGGGGAACTCGAAGAGTAG